The following proteins are co-located in the Limanda limanda chromosome 5, fLimLim1.1, whole genome shotgun sequence genome:
- the wscd2 gene encoding sialate:O-sulfotransferase 2, which yields MAKALLKIQRYFRRKPVRFFSLILLYLTAGSLVFLHSGFVGDSGPGGRGSRDTVAVAEMGSRTSSSDTRGHTITGRVFKETRKPGRRYGPPWMKKRSQEREVRGGDYTSNWNRALKGRNAKDMDDGRAKYSGCYVDDTTKRALRGVSFFDYKKMTVFRCQDNCAERGYMYAGLEFGAECYCGHKIQAPNTSESECSMECKGEKSNLCGGANRLSIYRLELSQESARRYGSAIFKGCFQRPENVTLALPFNTVIHNMSVDKCVDMCTEREKTLAVLAGDRCYCGFPTNLFSLHEPENEDMCLHRCHGEEFESCGNDEYFVVYQTQVQDNRCMDRHFLPTRAKQLVALASFPGAGNTWARHLIELATGYYTGSYYFDGSLYNKGFKGERDHWRSGRTICIKTHESGRKEIETFDSSIVMIRNPYKALMAEFNRKYGGHIGFASQAHWKGKEWPEFVKNYAPWWASHTLDWLIYGKNVRVVHFEDMKRDLFLQLKGMVQLLGLKVSEDRLLCVEGQKDGNFKRSGLRKLEYDPYTSEMRANINELIRTVDVALKKRKMSGVPAEYMPR from the exons ATGGCCAAGGCTCTGCTGAAGATACAGCGCTATTTCCGCAGGAAACCTGTCCGATTCttctccctcatcctcctctatCTGACCGCCGGGAGCCTCGTCTTCCTGCACTCTGGCTTCGTCGGGGACAGCGGCCCTGGGGGCAGAGGGAGCCGGGACACTGTGGCAGTTGCAGAGATGGGCAGCCGGACTTCATCGTCAGACACTCGAGGGCACACCATCACGGGTAGAGTGTTTAAAGAGACGCGCAAGCCTGGCCGGAGGTATGGCCCCCCCTGGATGAAGAAAAGGAGCCAGGAGAGAGAGGTCCGGGGGGGAGACTACACCAGCAACTGGAACCGTGCACTTAAAGGACGCAATGCCAAAGACATGGACGATGGAAGAG cgAAGTACAGCGGCTGCTACGTGGACGACACAACGAAACGAGCGCTGAGAGGAGTTTCCTTTTTTGACTACAAAAAAATGACTGTATTCCGTTGCCAGGACAACTGTGCTGAAAG AGGTTACATGTACGCAGGCCTGGAGTTTGGAGCCGAGTGCTACTGTGGTCACAAGATCCAGGCGCCCAACACTTCAGAGAGCGAATGCAGCATGGAGTGTAAAGGAGAGAAGAGCAACCTGTGCGGCGGAGCCAACCGACTGTCCATCTACAGGCTGGAGCTGAGCCAGGAGTCAGCGCGCCGCT ACGGCAGCGCCATTTTCAAGGGGTGTTTTCAACGGCCGGAAAATGTCACGCTGGCGCTACCTTTCAACACAGTCATCCACAACATGTCTGTGGACAAGTGTGTAGACATGTGCACAGAAAGG GAGAAAACCCTCGCTGTCCTGGCTGGAGATCGATGTTACTGCGGTTTCCCCACAAACCTGTTCTCCCTTCATGAGCCGGAGAACGAGGACATGTGTCTGCACCGCTGTCACGGGGAGGAGTTTGAGAGCTGTGGGAACGACGAGTACTTTGTTGTGTACCAGACGCAGGTTCAAG ataACCGCTGCATGGACCGACATTTCCTCCCCACCCGTGCTAAGCAGCTGGTGGCCCTCGCCAGTTTCCCCGGGGCCGGGAACACCTGGGCTCGCCACCTCATAGAGCTCGCCACGGGCTACTACACCGGCAGCTATTACTTTGATGGCTCCCTTTACAATAAAG GATTCAAAGGGGAGCGAGACCACTGGCGCAGCGGGAGGACGATCTGCATTAAGACACATGAGAGCGGCAGGAAGGAGATCGAAACCTTTGACTCCAGCATCGTCATGATCCGAAACCCCTACAAAGCCCTCATGGCAGAATTTAACAGAAAATATGGCGGCCACATCGGGTTTGCCTCCCAGGCCCACTGGAAAGGGAAAG AGTGGCCCGAGTTTGTGAAGAACTATGCTCCGTGGTGGGCGTCCCACACACTGGACTGGTTGATTTATGGAAAGAACGTCCGTGTGGTCCACTTTGAGGACATGAAGAGGGACCTGTTCTTACAGCTCAAGGGGATGGTCCAGTTGCTGGGTCTGAAGGTCTCTGAGGACCGCCTGCTCTGTGTCGAGGGCCAGAAAGATGGAAACTTCAAGCGATCGGGGCTGAGAAAACTGGAATATGACCCATATACGAGTGAGATGCGAGCGAACATCAATGAACTGATCAGAACGGTGGACGTTGccttgaagaaaagaaaaatgtctggaGTGCCAGCGGAATATATGCCAAGATGA